One Thermicanus aegyptius DSM 12793 DNA segment encodes these proteins:
- a CDS encoding HypC/HybG/HupF family hydrogenase formation chaperone, giving the protein MCVGVPAKVLERDEFTAKVDVLGSQMTVGILLVPDVQVGDYVLVHAGQALQIVDEMFAVVSIEEWRKLVDGTHS; this is encoded by the coding sequence ATGTGTGTTGGAGTACCGGCAAAGGTATTGGAGCGTGATGAATTTACAGCGAAGGTAGATGTTTTAGGTTCCCAAATGACGGTGGGCATTCTCCTCGTCCCTGATGTGCAAGTGGGAGATTATGTCCTCGTCCATGCGGGGCAGGCTCTCCAGATCGTGGATGAAATGTTTGCTGTGGTCAGCATCGAAGAATGGAGGAAGCTGGTTGATGGAACCCATTCTTAA
- the hypD gene encoding hydrogenase formation protein HypD has translation MEPILKEVQDAGLGQSLLREVIRLADRFKEKYGHPPAYMEVCGSHTHALARTGIKRALKDHVRLISGPGCPVCVTDQKTIDAMIALTEGENRIICTFGDMLRIPGSKGSLLKAKTEGKDIRVVYSPSDSVRIAKENPDNEVIFLGVGFETTIPVLGIALKEAWEDGVKNFSMWVTTKLVEPVVRYLLDSGEAKLDGFLLPGHVSVVLGKNQYSYLVDEYGVPGVISGFEMNEMLSSIYLLIELGLKEEAKIINNYKSVVKDEGNPQALTIMETFFTPNDEAWRGIGVIPKSGLDIREEYRSLNAKIRFPVTVGEPIKTKCRCGEIIRGLVGPEDCPLFGKACTPMKPIGPCMVSSEGSCSAHYKYLRE, from the coding sequence ATGGAACCCATTCTTAAAGAAGTTCAGGATGCCGGCCTGGGCCAATCGCTTCTCCGGGAAGTGATCCGCCTGGCGGATCGTTTTAAGGAAAAATACGGGCATCCGCCGGCCTATATGGAGGTGTGTGGATCCCATACCCATGCCTTGGCCCGGACGGGAATTAAACGGGCGTTAAAAGATCACGTCCGACTTATTTCCGGGCCCGGTTGTCCGGTCTGCGTTACCGATCAGAAGACGATCGACGCCATGATCGCCTTAACGGAGGGAGAAAACCGCATCATCTGTACCTTCGGGGATATGCTGCGTATCCCAGGATCCAAGGGTTCCCTCCTGAAGGCGAAGACGGAGGGAAAGGACATTCGCGTTGTCTATTCCCCTTCCGATTCGGTTCGCATTGCTAAAGAAAATCCCGATAATGAGGTGATTTTTCTCGGAGTTGGTTTTGAAACCACCATCCCGGTTTTGGGGATTGCCTTAAAAGAGGCATGGGAGGATGGCGTAAAAAATTTTAGCATGTGGGTTACGACCAAACTGGTGGAACCGGTCGTCCGTTACTTGCTGGATAGCGGAGAGGCCAAGCTGGACGGATTTCTCCTCCCTGGGCATGTTTCCGTCGTCTTGGGAAAGAATCAATACAGCTATTTGGTCGATGAGTACGGGGTTCCTGGGGTGATCTCCGGTTTTGAGATGAATGAGATGTTAAGTTCCATTTATCTTCTAATTGAATTAGGATTAAAAGAAGAGGCGAAGATTATCAATAATTATAAATCGGTGGTAAAGGATGAAGGAAATCCCCAAGCCCTCACCATCATGGAGACCTTTTTTACGCCGAACGATGAAGCCTGGCGGGGGATCGGTGTGATTCCTAAAAGCGGGCTGGATATCCGGGAGGAATATCGTTCCCTGAATGCGAAAATCCGCTTTCCCGTTACGGTGGGAGAACCGATCAAAACCAAATGCCGCTGCGGTGAAATCATCCGGGGATTGGTAGGCCCTGAGGATTGTCCTCTGTTTGGGAAGGCATGTACCCCGATGAAGCCCATTGGTCCTTGTATGGTCTCTTCGGAGGGGAGCTGTTCCGCCCATTATAAATATCTGCGGGAATAG
- the hypE gene encoding hydrogenase expression/formation protein HypE — MKERISLEHGEGGELTHRLIRELFVEHFGHHDQARLDAALLTLPAGKIAYTTDTFVVSPPFFQGGNIGKIAVAGTVNDLAVSGAHPLYITCGYIIEEGFPLDALRTIVETMAEEAKKSGVRIVGGDTKVVEKGSADGIFINTAGIGVIPPGEELHPEEMEEGDAVIVSGTVGDHGVAILAARGELGITTEMKSDCTSLYPLISNVRKASQGIRMMRDPTRGGLATTLVEICEDFHVTMEIEENAIPVKREVSGACDILGLDPLYLANEGKVILIVRKGEEEKVLQALRETEEGREAALIGRVTRRGEGKLFLRMPLGSTRRIYRLSGMQLPRIC, encoded by the coding sequence ATGAAGGAGCGGATTAGCCTGGAACATGGTGAAGGCGGGGAATTAACCCATCGCCTGATCCGGGAACTTTTTGTGGAACATTTTGGACATCACGACCAGGCAAGACTGGATGCTGCGCTGTTAACGCTTCCTGCGGGCAAGATTGCCTATACAACCGATACGTTTGTGGTGAGCCCTCCGTTTTTTCAAGGTGGGAATATTGGAAAGATCGCCGTTGCCGGTACGGTAAACGACCTGGCCGTAAGCGGGGCCCATCCCCTCTATATCACCTGTGGATATATTATTGAGGAAGGATTTCCCCTGGATGCGCTCCGCACCATCGTAGAAACGATGGCAGAAGAGGCGAAGAAGAGCGGAGTTCGCATCGTGGGGGGAGATACCAAAGTGGTGGAGAAGGGAAGCGCCGACGGCATCTTCATCAACACCGCAGGGATCGGAGTGATTCCTCCAGGGGAGGAACTTCATCCTGAAGAAATGGAAGAAGGAGATGCGGTGATCGTTTCAGGAACGGTAGGCGATCATGGGGTGGCCATCCTGGCCGCCCGGGGTGAGTTGGGAATTACAACCGAGATGAAGAGTGATTGCACCTCCCTCTATCCCCTGATTTCTAACGTGCGTAAGGCAAGCCAAGGCATTCGCATGATGCGGGATCCGACCCGGGGAGGGTTAGCCACCACCCTGGTGGAAATCTGCGAGGATTTTCATGTCACCATGGAAATCGAAGAAAATGCCATTCCCGTTAAACGGGAAGTAAGCGGAGCATGCGATATCTTAGGGTTAGATCCCCTCTATCTGGCCAATGAAGGAAAGGTGATCCTCATCGTCCGAAAAGGGGAGGAAGAGAAAGTTCTACAAGCCCTGCGGGAAACGGAGGAAGGAAGGGAGGCTGCCCTCATCGGCCGCGTAACCCGTAGGGGAGAG